In Colletotrichum higginsianum IMI 349063 chromosome 3, whole genome shotgun sequence, a genomic segment contains:
- a CDS encoding tRNA intron endonuclease: MSQTKNTASQPLQASAPAAAAAASESASGVSTTPRPKGLPLYKIYELPAPIRTFPLPSFYPNNPISLFHVIFAWAKQSLFPPPAEPSIVHEGVWSPTSKSINIIDEKSMRALWEQGFYGKGNLSRSEPNWLKREHVRRGLVPGQVSELVTASRREERRQMKWERAKSEQEAIRQLRIREAQLAANQTAADDTVKPSSPSVETEESPAKTQSTHVPAREASTDTEPLPESTSSLSKSDVAVNDTKTGVPEVSRDSEVAVFTEPEALELSLEDDAPTVDEPAIELTNGTSSQAVASTITAAHPSLPLKPEAHIHSGKIAKPSDFLQSREEASGVVVDSKTVVKSEDALPTPLSLSLAPVGPTELLSLPNSHGFVAATTEQIAEASMNGDSQKVVVQHLEPADSDPESTNDTSQHSLTNGHSVPVVATIFPVGPLELLSLPNTNTPLVNGTSIDDANDVDSGSTANFPTVVEKLSTIHENAAFADSENKSRTVTGHLINDLVNGVNGERAAHLNGLNGVAKSAVASADIPSTPKSTKRRKSVRFSPKVESATYELSDPPSPSLALFNVTNGKGMVPANGTALGPSVLEAESKDITKSDDSKSLETLTEVEAESTETIEIVNKEHLQLTSEEAFFLAFGMGALRVVDHVTKAPIPTVELFNLFRSYSYFPSRKVEELQPDDGFLVNYAVYHHFRSLGWVPRAGIKFGVDWMLYARGPVFDHAEFGAIILPSYSDQWWKDSDRQLPRKTWHWLHGVVRVLSHVQKSLVLVYVDVPAPPQFDEAMKKGPTEVFKLYKIREVMVKRWSSNRNR, translated from the coding sequence ATGTCACAGACTAAGAATACGGCTTCGCAGCCGCTGCAGGCTTCTgcgcctgctgctgctgctgctgcttcggAGAGCGCCTCGGGCGTTTCGACAACGCCTCGGCCGAAAGGCTTGCCGTTGTACAAGATCTACGAGCTGCCTGCTCCCATACGGACCTTTCCGCTTCCTAGCTTCTACCCGAATAATCCAATTTCTCTTTTCCATGTCATATTCGCATGGGCGAAACAATCCTTGTTCCCACCGCCTGCTGAGCCGTCCATTGTGCACGAGGGTGTCTGGTCCCCAACATCCAAATCTATCAACATCATCGACGAGAAGTCCATGCGCGCGCTGTGGGAACAAGGGTTCTACGGCAAGGGCAACTTAAGTCGTAGTGAGCCTAATTGGCTGAAGCGCGAGCATGTCAGGCGCGGACTGGTGCCAGGTCAGGTCAGCGAGTTGGTGACGGCCAGCAGACGTGAAGAGCGGAGGCAGATGAAGTGGGAGAGAGCCAAATCCGAACAAGAGGCCATCAGACAGTTACGCATACGAGAAGCACAACTAGCCGCCAATCAGACCGCGGCCGATGATACAGTAAAACCGTCAAGCCCGTCTGTCGAGACTGAAGAATCCCCAGCAAAAACCCAATCCACCCATGTTCCTGCACGAGAAGCCTCGACGGACACGGAACCCTTGCCTGAATCAACATCTTCTCTGTCTAAATCCGATGTTGCGGTCAACGACACCAAGACAGGTGTACCTGAAGTGTCCCGAGACAGCGAAGTGGCTGTCTTCACCGAGCCTGAGGCGCTTGAGCTTTCTCTTGAAGACGATGCACCTACCGTCGACGAGCCAGCCATTGAGCTGACCAACGGGACCTCGTCACAAGCTGTAGCTTCGACTatcaccgccgcccatcCGTCACTTCCGCTAAAGCCAGAAGCACACATTCACTCTGGCAAGATCGCGAAGCCCAGCGATTTCCTACAGTCGAGAGAGGAAGCATCGGGGGTTGTTGTCGATTCAAAGACCGTCGTCAAGTCAGAAGATGCACTGCCCACGCCTTTATCGTTAAGCTTGGCCCCTGTTGGGCCGACCGAacttctttctcttcccaACTCCCACGGCTTCGTCGCAGCAACGACCGAGCAGATTGCTGAAGCGTCTATGAATGGCGACTCTCAAAAGGTCGTTGTCCAGCACCTTGAGCCGGCGGATTCCGACCCCGAGAGCACGAACGATACATCTCAACACTCTCTCACCAACGGTCATTCTGTGCCGGTTGTCGCCACCATATTCCCCGTGGGGCCGTTGGAACTTCTCTCGTTACCCAACACCAACACGCCTCTTGTCAACGGGACATCTATTGACGATGCCAACGATGTTGACAGTGGCTCGACTGCAAACTTCCCGACGGTGGTGGAGAAGCTCTCGACGATCCACGAGAACGCTGCCTTTGCCGACTCTGAAAACAAAAGCCGGACAGTGACGGGACACCTGATCAATGATCTGGTCAACGGTGTGAACGGCGAGAGGGCCGCCCATCTGAATGGGTTGAATGGCGTGGCCAAGTCAGCAGTTGCCTCGGCGGACATCCCATCGACGCCCAAGTCTACCAAGCGCCGTAAGAGCGTTCGCTTCTCGCCCAAGGTCGAGTCGGCTACTTATGAGCTGTCCGATcctcccagtcccagtctGGCTCTGTTCAACGTAACCAACGGAAAGGGCATGGTGCCTGCCAACGGTACTGCGCTCGGGCCCAGTGTCCTTGAGGCAGAGTCCAAGGACATAACCAAGTCCGACGACAGCAAATCTCTTGAGACGTTGACCGAAGTCGAGGCGGAGTCAACCGAGACTATCGAGATCGTGAACAAGGAGCACCTTCAACTCACATCGGAGGAAGCATTTTTCCTCGCTTTTGGAATGGGCGCCCTTCGGGTTGTCGACCATGTGACCAAGGCCCCGATTCCCACTGTTGAGCTCTTCAACTTGTTCCGATCGTATTCTTACTTCCCCTCCCGAAAGGTGGAAGAGCTTCAGCCCGACGACGGTTTCTTGGTCAACTACGCTGTCTACCACCACTTCCGCTCGCTCGGCTGGGTTCCCCGGGCAGGCATCAAATTCGGCGTGGACTGGATGCTCTACGCCAGAGGCCCCGTGTTCGACCATGCCGAGTTCGGCGCCATCATTCTGCCGTCCTACTCGGACCAATGGTGGAAGGACAGCGACCGCCAGCTGCCGCGCAAGACGTGGCACTGGCTCCACGGCGTCGTGCGTGTGCTGTCTCACGTCCAGAA